A single Lysinibacter sp. HNR DNA region contains:
- a CDS encoding CDP-glycerol glycerophosphotransferase family protein, whose product MARFTFNQGNLRKLASLPLFALTAPVRWLTPRSMDRWVIGCGSGIGEGALEIYREIEQRFPEHSLVWLTHGAEHRREARNLGIRTLSRNSFRGWWYTVRAGTCVVTHGFGDVNRYGVMGSYLVQLWHGIPLKKLHLDSPVTTQLRLPWPFQRIITGLYGRSTRSISLLTTASPLAATRMRSAFRLAPEQVTITGDPRNDVLFYADAATRRNRARKTIEKVLGLTLGQESLVLYAPTWRDGDPDPVSPSDREWDQLALLAEKHNLRILVRSHPLGEGDYRRGTQRSSRVHLLGAEVLSHITPVLPAYDTVITDYSSIACDFSLTGGAILWFAPDLVSYERSRGFYEPYRLTSEGSYSRDWNGLCEQLDTLYSHANAWEAACARSKRLAYRYFSFEDALSARRVLDEVLTRRAASVLPNLTATPLPPSKPVTKPQARDNNRVAADERSAFVSPVETQVLSITPSSRDEPPAIIVRGTSATGLVPRSLVLTGQQADLPGSITALEPFDGDRITWQARIELLTSSPTTISAQVIRDKNSPSKMLPPPSGEYGLLALGDESGPSPVDTTLTWVGIDAKPDTLVSVGEWCSVTCTPAPNAAVVISIGPPVFPDELLETVQTQREARYRSRPISVEDAVFFESFYGRVATCNPAAIDRELAQRAPHITRYWSVRDLSVAIPEGAIALVEGSEEWWRVRASARLLVVNDWLRKRWKPRPHQTVMQTWHGTMLKRLALDRSHVGPRQAVAIIRESRRWDILLSQNEHSTRVFRRSYRFRGAIWQIGYPRNDSLVTRDGEEARHSLGIPLKSRVVLYAPTWRDGSAELVDTIGLAEMSRELGEEWTILVRGHSRTHEYGRYEGDRRIIDVSRYPGLDDLILASDIVVTDYSSVMFDASVARKPLVFYVPDLAHYKSDERGFTFDFESRAPGPLTRTREELLAAIRSPEQWYPEYAKRYESWRREFNPYDDGHAAERVVTRLLDDGYLPYPPTLSKSGSVG is encoded by the coding sequence GTGGCACGGTTTACCTTCAATCAAGGAAACCTGCGCAAGCTTGCTTCCCTTCCCCTCTTCGCCCTCACCGCACCCGTGCGCTGGCTCACACCCCGATCAATGGATCGCTGGGTCATTGGCTGTGGTTCCGGTATCGGCGAGGGTGCTCTGGAAATTTATCGGGAGATTGAGCAGCGCTTCCCGGAGCACTCACTTGTCTGGCTGACACACGGGGCGGAACATCGACGTGAAGCTCGCAACCTGGGCATTCGAACCTTATCGCGCAATAGTTTTCGCGGGTGGTGGTACACCGTGCGGGCGGGAACGTGTGTGGTTACTCACGGTTTTGGCGACGTGAACCGCTACGGGGTGATGGGATCTTACCTCGTTCAGCTCTGGCACGGTATCCCGCTTAAAAAACTTCACCTTGATTCTCCTGTGACTACACAACTCCGCTTACCCTGGCCGTTTCAGCGAATCATCACGGGGCTCTACGGAAGAAGCACACGCTCGATCTCTCTTTTGACCACCGCATCACCATTAGCGGCAACACGCATGCGATCAGCTTTTAGGCTTGCACCTGAGCAGGTGACGATCACGGGTGACCCCCGCAACGATGTTCTTTTTTATGCAGATGCGGCAACACGGCGTAACCGAGCGCGTAAAACAATCGAAAAAGTTTTGGGGCTTACCCTAGGTCAGGAATCGTTAGTTTTATACGCTCCAACCTGGCGTGATGGAGATCCCGATCCGGTCTCGCCCTCGGATAGAGAATGGGATCAGCTTGCACTCCTCGCAGAAAAACACAATCTGCGTATTCTTGTGCGCTCTCATCCGCTTGGAGAAGGGGACTACAGACGCGGTACGCAGCGGAGCTCTCGTGTGCACCTTCTGGGGGCAGAAGTGCTGAGTCACATTACTCCGGTGCTACCCGCGTATGACACCGTCATCACAGACTATTCTTCAATCGCCTGCGATTTCTCCCTCACCGGGGGAGCGATCCTCTGGTTTGCCCCAGATCTCGTGTCCTATGAGCGCTCGCGTGGCTTCTACGAGCCCTATCGGCTTACCAGCGAGGGCAGCTACTCTCGCGACTGGAACGGTCTCTGCGAACAGCTAGACACGCTGTATTCACATGCGAATGCGTGGGAAGCAGCGTGCGCGCGTTCCAAACGCCTAGCGTATCGATACTTTTCTTTTGAGGATGCTCTGAGCGCTAGGCGGGTGCTCGACGAGGTGCTCACCCGGCGAGCCGCCTCCGTACTGCCAAACCTGACGGCGACCCCGCTTCCCCCGTCGAAGCCCGTCACAAAACCTCAGGCGAGAGATAACAACAGGGTTGCTGCTGATGAGCGCAGTGCCTTTGTCTCACCTGTCGAAACTCAGGTTTTATCAATCACCCCCTCCTCCAGGGACGAGCCTCCCGCCATTATTGTTCGTGGCACATCAGCCACGGGTTTGGTGCCACGCTCTCTTGTCCTCACCGGACAACAGGCGGATTTACCGGGTTCGATTACTGCCCTGGAACCGTTTGACGGTGACCGGATTACGTGGCAAGCCCGGATTGAGCTGCTTACTTCCTCACCCACAACGATATCTGCACAGGTCATCCGCGACAAAAATTCCCCCTCTAAAATGTTGCCACCACCCAGTGGAGAGTACGGGTTGTTAGCCCTCGGGGATGAGTCAGGCCCTTCCCCCGTTGATACAACGCTCACCTGGGTTGGGATTGATGCCAAGCCCGATACGTTGGTGAGTGTGGGGGAGTGGTGCTCGGTAACCTGTACGCCAGCGCCCAACGCCGCGGTGGTTATCAGTATTGGTCCACCGGTGTTTCCAGATGAACTCCTGGAGACGGTTCAGACCCAGCGTGAGGCTCGCTATCGATCTCGTCCGATAAGCGTCGAAGACGCGGTGTTCTTCGAGAGCTTCTACGGGAGGGTGGCAACCTGTAACCCTGCGGCTATTGATCGTGAGCTTGCGCAGCGAGCTCCCCACATCACGCGATACTGGAGTGTTCGTGACCTTTCCGTCGCGATACCGGAGGGAGCCATCGCCCTGGTGGAAGGGAGCGAGGAGTGGTGGAGAGTGCGTGCCTCTGCTCGTTTGCTGGTGGTGAACGACTGGTTGCGTAAGAGGTGGAAGCCTCGCCCCCACCAGACCGTGATGCAAACCTGGCACGGTACCATGCTCAAGCGTCTTGCTTTGGACCGCTCGCATGTAGGTCCCAGACAGGCCGTAGCTATTATCAGAGAGAGCCGTCGCTGGGATATATTACTCTCGCAGAATGAACACAGCACCCGTGTCTTTCGTCGATCGTATCGTTTTCGCGGTGCGATCTGGCAGATTGGTTACCCCCGTAACGACAGCCTGGTGACACGCGATGGTGAAGAAGCCAGGCACTCGTTGGGCATCCCGCTAAAGAGTCGGGTTGTTCTCTATGCCCCCACCTGGCGAGACGGTTCCGCCGAGCTGGTAGACACCATCGGTTTAGCCGAGATGAGTCGTGAACTGGGGGAGGAGTGGACGATCCTGGTTCGTGGGCATAGCCGAACTCACGAGTACGGTCGATACGAGGGAGATCGCAGAATCATTGATGTGTCACGCTATCCGGGACTTGATGACCTCATTCTCGCGAGCGATATTGTTGTGACCGACTATTCTTCGGTGATGTTTGATGCGTCTGTGGCGCGCAAGCCCCTGGTCTTTTACGTTCCCGATCTTGCCCACTATAAGAGCGACGAACGTGGTTTTACCTTTGACTTTGAGTCACGCGCTCCGGGACCTCTCACACGTACTCGGGAAGAACTTCTTGCGGCAATTCGTTCTCCAGAACAGTGGTACCCAGAATATGCCAAGCGTTATGAATCGTGGCGGCGTGAGTTTAATCCGTACGACGATGGTCACGCCGCCGAGCGCGTGGTTACACGACTGCTCGATGACGGGTATCTACCCTACCCGCCTACGCTATCCAAGTCGGGATCTGTCGGTTGA
- a CDS encoding glycosyltransferase family 2 protein — MHNSQTPPRDSSLPTTLPGVSYIVPVLNEEKYIAASVSAILLQEYSGPKEVILALGPSTDNTNKIVSSIAANDPRVILVDNPGVDIPVGLNLAINRSQYPIIIRVDAHSELSKNYTHDGVHSLLTRDVANVGGIMHAQGRTPFQQAIARAYNSPFGLGGGAYHGSREAGPAESAYLGIFRRDVLFEAGLYDESIRRGEDWELNLRIRNLGYTVWFDPDLRVTYWPRDTWQHLTKQFIATGTWRAELVRRYGGRNPWRFFVPPALVLTWFACVVLALLQATGIVSGIPSLLASALYLGPLLYVCALLLVSLKISGPLTPRDRLYTLVVFATMHLSWGAGFLIGLIRGGQHSTDRSRLG; from the coding sequence GTGCACAATAGCCAGACACCACCTCGGGATTCCTCACTACCCACCACCCTGCCGGGAGTGAGTTATATCGTGCCTGTTCTTAACGAGGAAAAATATATTGCGGCCTCTGTCTCCGCTATCCTCCTGCAGGAATATTCTGGCCCCAAGGAAGTTATCCTTGCTCTTGGCCCTTCCACCGACAACACCAACAAAATCGTTTCGTCTATTGCCGCCAACGACCCCCGAGTCATCCTTGTCGATAATCCCGGTGTCGACATTCCTGTTGGCCTCAACCTTGCGATTAATCGCAGTCAATACCCCATCATTATTCGAGTAGATGCCCACTCGGAACTCAGCAAAAACTACACACACGACGGCGTGCACTCACTTCTCACACGAGACGTAGCCAATGTGGGCGGAATCATGCACGCACAGGGAAGAACACCGTTTCAGCAGGCCATAGCTCGCGCCTACAACAGTCCGTTTGGGCTGGGAGGTGGGGCCTACCACGGGAGCAGAGAAGCAGGACCCGCTGAATCTGCCTACCTCGGCATTTTCCGTCGTGATGTACTTTTTGAGGCGGGACTCTACGATGAGAGTATTCGCCGAGGTGAAGATTGGGAGCTCAATCTTCGCATTCGTAATCTTGGCTATACCGTCTGGTTTGACCCTGACCTTCGAGTGACCTATTGGCCGCGTGATACGTGGCAGCACCTGACCAAACAGTTTATTGCCACCGGAACCTGGCGGGCAGAACTCGTTCGACGATACGGCGGACGTAATCCCTGGCGCTTCTTTGTTCCCCCGGCGCTCGTACTCACCTGGTTTGCGTGTGTGGTACTGGCTCTACTACAGGCCACGGGAATCGTCTCGGGCATCCCCTCGCTCCTCGCCAGTGCACTCTACCTGGGACCCCTGCTCTATGTGTGCGCCCTGCTTCTGGTGTCGCTCAAGATATCGGGCCCGCTCACCCCCCGCGACCGCCTCTACACGCTGGTGGTTTTTGCGACCATGCACCTGAGCTGGGGGGCGGGCTTTCTGATCGGCTTGATACGCGGCGGGCAACACTCAACCGACAGATCCCGACTTGGATAG
- a CDS encoding CDP-glycerol glycerophosphotransferase family protein, whose translation MNIVNDLRRTIELVQRVIKRRRDRRETLELLRDRGAPPPQHFKIVVYFADDRVNLYQMRQWYRPLAVLAEQWPVMIIARSAGGARMIIEETSLTVAFAPQVSDLEQIVKDQDIRIVLYVNQNTRNFQMMRYGRMWHVFINHGESDKMYMTTNQFKAYDYSLIAGSAARARLERVLWNYDFDTRAIPIGRPQIDHYDGEVPYPSDGRVSVLYAPTWEGDRPAATYGSIVSHGVELATQILESDRHRLIYRPHPRSGVVSVEYREAHAKIVSLIEEANRIRPDSHHVYDQSAQIGWQLSRTDVVITDISAMIYDRLAVGKPIFVTRPVSAEAVVDSEGYLSQCEWLEASEAPQVIYRVDKLLNDLDAQERLLWWSERYFGDITPGASTRRFHAAIERILDDWQSWNDRS comes from the coding sequence ATGAACATAGTGAATGATCTGAGGCGAACGATTGAGCTTGTCCAGCGCGTGATAAAACGTCGTCGGGATCGCAGGGAGACACTTGAGCTTTTAAGAGATCGGGGTGCGCCGCCGCCTCAGCATTTTAAGATTGTCGTCTATTTTGCTGACGATCGGGTCAACCTATATCAGATGAGGCAGTGGTATAGGCCGTTAGCTGTGCTGGCAGAGCAGTGGCCGGTGATGATTATTGCACGCAGCGCGGGTGGGGCGCGCATGATTATCGAAGAAACAAGCTTGACCGTTGCGTTTGCGCCACAGGTGTCCGATCTTGAGCAGATTGTGAAAGACCAGGACATTCGTATCGTTCTCTACGTTAATCAAAACACCCGAAACTTCCAGATGATGCGTTACGGGCGTATGTGGCATGTTTTTATCAATCACGGTGAGAGCGATAAAATGTATATGACCACTAATCAATTTAAGGCTTATGATTACAGTCTTATAGCGGGTAGTGCTGCGCGTGCTCGGCTGGAACGCGTCCTGTGGAATTACGATTTCGATACGCGCGCAATCCCCATTGGACGCCCTCAAATAGACCACTACGACGGCGAAGTTCCGTATCCGAGTGATGGTCGGGTGAGCGTTCTCTACGCCCCCACCTGGGAGGGGGACCGGCCAGCCGCGACATACGGATCAATTGTGAGCCACGGAGTAGAGTTGGCTACGCAGATCCTCGAGAGCGATAGACATCGACTGATCTACCGTCCTCACCCCAGAAGCGGTGTTGTGAGTGTCGAGTATCGAGAGGCGCACGCCAAAATTGTTAGCCTCATTGAGGAGGCAAACCGGATACGGCCAGATAGCCATCATGTTTACGACCAGAGCGCACAGATCGGCTGGCAGCTTTCCCGCACCGATGTCGTTATTACTGATATTTCCGCGATGATCTATGACAGGCTTGCGGTGGGCAAACCAATTTTCGTAACCCGCCCGGTTTCTGCGGAGGCTGTGGTTGACTCTGAAGGATACCTTTCACAGTGTGAGTGGTTAGAAGCCTCGGAGGCGCCCCAGGTGATCTATCGTGTCGACAAGCTACTTAACGATCTTGACGCTCAGGAGAGGCTGCTCTGGTGGTCCGAGCGATATTTTGGCGACATTACACCTGGTGCTTCTACACGGCGTTTTCACGCGGCGATCGAAAGAATACTTGATGATTGGCAGAGCTGGAACGATCGATCCTAA
- a CDS encoding IS1634 family transposase, whose translation MGEYVRRVKTGSGATAVQIVSKTRGVRSIIEHIGSAHTDLELEFMVQTAKTRIRERAQATGQTELQIDTPADPAGPRITMQHSYSRVLYDTLVSVYDRLGFTDAVNDRVFRDLVIARIIEPSSKLDTIRILDNLGLKAPSYSGIHRSLNQAAKGNYRDKFSAACVAFRGTEHLTLVLYDVTTLFFYVEQEDEYRKPGLSKERRLEPQIVLGLLVDEHGFPLQLHSFEGNTAETLTLVPVLDRFRAQHPEVTVSVVCDAGMLSAANLLALETAGYSFIVGSRIAKTPPEVTEYQHDGSELCDGQVFECRQWFGQGERRRERRVVYQYREKRARLDLRNIEKQLEKAKKVVAGTTPVKKSRFVKISGAAKSIDQVLVESARQRAGIKGYVTNLPVLTVSALRVIDAYHQLFNVEASFRMAKTDLKARPIYHRHREKIEAHLTVVFCAIAVSRHIQEATGVSVKKFVQQLARVQDGVIRIEGVEHIVPAAIPAEVRELLTRLGDSGAGH comes from the coding sequence ATGGGTGAATACGTACGCCGTGTGAAAACCGGGTCAGGTGCGACCGCGGTGCAGATCGTGTCGAAAACGCGCGGGGTGCGCAGCATTATTGAACATATCGGTTCCGCGCACACTGATCTGGAACTCGAGTTCATGGTCCAGACCGCGAAAACTCGCATCAGGGAACGCGCTCAGGCTACCGGTCAGACAGAACTCCAGATCGATACCCCAGCCGATCCTGCCGGGCCGCGTATCACGATGCAGCACTCTTACTCGCGTGTGCTCTACGACACTCTCGTCAGCGTTTACGACCGGCTTGGTTTCACTGATGCTGTGAACGATCGGGTATTTCGTGACCTCGTGATCGCGCGTATCATCGAGCCCTCTTCCAAACTCGATACGATCCGTATCCTTGATAATCTCGGACTCAAAGCGCCCTCGTATAGTGGCATTCACCGGTCATTGAACCAGGCCGCGAAGGGCAACTATCGTGATAAGTTCTCTGCTGCCTGCGTCGCGTTCCGGGGGACTGAGCACCTCACGTTGGTGCTCTACGACGTCACCACACTGTTCTTCTACGTCGAGCAAGAGGATGAGTATCGCAAGCCTGGTCTCTCCAAAGAACGCAGGCTCGAACCCCAGATCGTGCTGGGGCTTCTCGTTGACGAACACGGGTTCCCGCTGCAGTTACATTCGTTCGAGGGGAACACAGCTGAAACGCTCACTCTCGTGCCCGTGCTCGACAGGTTTCGGGCGCAGCATCCCGAGGTGACGGTGAGTGTTGTGTGTGACGCAGGTATGCTCTCCGCAGCGAATCTTCTCGCGTTAGAGACGGCTGGTTACTCGTTCATTGTGGGGTCCCGGATCGCGAAGACTCCACCTGAGGTTACCGAGTATCAACACGATGGTTCTGAACTCTGTGACGGGCAGGTATTTGAGTGTCGACAGTGGTTTGGTCAAGGTGAAAGGCGGCGTGAACGGCGGGTGGTGTATCAGTACCGTGAGAAACGTGCCCGTCTGGATCTGCGTAATATCGAGAAACAACTCGAGAAAGCGAAAAAGGTCGTTGCCGGGACCACGCCTGTGAAAAAGAGTCGGTTCGTGAAGATCAGTGGCGCAGCCAAGAGCATTGATCAGGTTTTGGTGGAATCGGCTAGGCAGCGGGCGGGGATCAAGGGGTATGTCACGAATCTACCTGTCTTAACGGTGAGCGCGCTGAGGGTGATTGATGCATACCATCAGCTCTTCAATGTTGAGGCGTCATTTCGGATGGCGAAGACTGACCTCAAAGCCAGGCCGATCTATCACCGGCATCGGGAGAAGATCGAGGCGCATCTCACGGTTGTGTTCTGCGCGATCGCGGTCTCACGGCATATTCAAGAAGCAACCGGGGTATCGGTGAAGAAGTTCGTGCAGCAACTTGCCCGGGTACAAGACGGGGTGATCAGGATCGAGGGTGTGGAGCATATTGTTCCAGCCGCGATACCGGCAGAAGTACGTGAGCTATTGACCCGGCTCGGTGACTCGGGCGCGGGGCACTAA
- a CDS encoding ABC transporter ATP-binding protein, translated as MGDQHRGKPQAAPLIVAENLGIHFKRNRRRRRNFKDLFAGATRRSRPDEFWALRDVSFTVNQGEAIGVVGRNGNGKSTLLKLVAGVLLPDEGSVRVHAGVAPLIEITGGFVGDLTVRDNVYLTAGLHGLTHREVDKLFDKIIDFAELSEVIDTPYKHLSSGMKVRIAFSVVSQLDEPILLVDEVLAVGDKAFRDKCQVRIREMLDEGKTLFLVSHNERDLTKFCTRGLYLDKGTLVADGAITDIIALYNADNAL; from the coding sequence ATGGGTGATCAGCATAGGGGGAAACCGCAGGCAGCGCCGCTGATAGTTGCAGAAAACCTCGGGATTCATTTCAAGCGGAACCGTCGGCGCCGTCGCAACTTTAAAGACCTCTTTGCCGGGGCCACCCGGCGGTCCCGACCCGATGAGTTCTGGGCGCTCCGAGACGTCAGCTTTACGGTAAATCAGGGCGAGGCAATTGGTGTTGTTGGACGCAATGGAAACGGTAAATCTACCCTGCTTAAACTTGTGGCGGGGGTGCTTCTCCCCGACGAGGGCTCTGTAAGAGTGCACGCGGGAGTCGCCCCCCTCATTGAGATTACCGGCGGCTTTGTGGGTGATCTCACAGTACGTGACAACGTTTATCTCACGGCGGGTCTGCACGGACTTACACACCGTGAGGTCGACAAGCTCTTTGATAAAATCATTGACTTTGCAGAGCTTAGCGAGGTCATCGACACACCGTATAAACATCTTTCGAGCGGCATGAAGGTGCGCATCGCGTTTTCAGTTGTGTCGCAGCTTGATGAACCCATCTTGCTCGTTGATGAGGTGCTAGCGGTTGGTGACAAAGCATTTCGCGATAAGTGTCAGGTCAGGATTCGAGAAATGCTGGACGAGGGTAAGACGCTCTTCCTGGTCTCGCACAATGAACGTGATCTCACCAAATTTTGCACAAGGGGCCTCTACCTGGACAAGGGCACCCTCGTAGCGGATGGAGCAATAACAGATATCATCGCTCTGTATAACGCAGATAACGCGCTTTAG
- a CDS encoding ABC transporter permease encodes MLLTKRDLKVRYVTSALGYLWSILDPLVMSFIYWFIFTQVFQRGVGEEPYIVFLLVALLPWVWFNGAVSDSTRAFLRDAKLVRSISLPRSIWVNRIVASKGIEFLLSLPILALFAIFSGAHVNLNLLLFPLAIVLQAALCVALGLLLAPLVLFFRDLERATKLILRFMFYASPIIYSTQNLPESLHSWAALNPLSGIFSLYRAGFFPKQLDWFLVGGSVLITTILLVLGILVFRRTIGTALKEL; translated from the coding sequence ATCCTGCTCACCAAACGCGACCTCAAGGTACGATACGTAACCTCCGCGCTCGGCTACCTTTGGTCGATTCTTGACCCCCTGGTCATGTCTTTCATCTACTGGTTCATCTTTACCCAGGTTTTCCAGCGAGGGGTGGGAGAGGAACCTTATATAGTGTTTCTTCTCGTCGCTCTGCTCCCCTGGGTCTGGTTTAATGGAGCGGTTTCCGATTCCACCCGCGCATTCCTCCGAGATGCCAAGCTGGTTCGTTCTATTTCTCTCCCCCGCTCTATCTGGGTCAACCGAATCGTTGCCTCAAAGGGAATTGAGTTCCTTCTCAGCCTCCCCATTCTGGCGCTCTTTGCAATCTTCAGCGGGGCTCACGTCAACCTCAATCTGCTACTCTTTCCACTCGCGATTGTCCTCCAGGCCGCATTGTGCGTTGCACTTGGGCTACTACTGGCACCCCTCGTGCTCTTTTTCCGCGATCTTGAGCGCGCCACAAAGCTCATACTTCGCTTCATGTTTTACGCTTCCCCCATCATCTACAGCACCCAGAACCTGCCGGAGTCGCTACACAGTTGGGCGGCGCTGAACCCCCTCAGCGGCATCTTTTCGCTCTATCGCGCAGGGTTCTTCCCCAAACAGCTCGACTGGTTTCTTGTGGGAGGATCAGTCCTCATAACGACTATCCTTCTCGTGTTGGGGATTCTTGTTTTCCGCCGCACCATTGGTACTGCTTTGAAGGAGCTCTAG
- a CDS encoding NTP transferase domain-containing protein, whose amino-acid sequence MSLQIVILAAGMGSRLGRTLPKPLTELSDGRSIMQQQLDNINEGFGPGIPVTAVVGYKSEHIVERFPQLNYVYNEQYDQTNTSKSLLRALRASNKGGVLWMNGDVVFDPIVLQRAASIIVRDQSMVTVNTSSVSDEEVKYTVTAEGFIKELSKTIRQGALGEAVGINYISSRDKAAFMQHLARVHNDDYFERGLELAIEHDRVLLEPMDISDLYAVEVDFAEDLERANLFV is encoded by the coding sequence GTGAGTCTTCAGATTGTCATACTCGCTGCTGGCATGGGAAGCCGTCTGGGACGCACTCTTCCCAAACCGCTCACGGAACTGAGCGACGGACGCTCGATCATGCAACAGCAACTCGATAACATCAACGAGGGCTTCGGCCCAGGAATTCCCGTTACCGCGGTCGTGGGTTACAAATCCGAACACATTGTGGAACGCTTCCCCCAGCTGAACTACGTTTACAACGAGCAATACGACCAGACCAACACCTCCAAAAGCCTCCTGCGCGCACTGCGGGCCTCAAACAAGGGCGGTGTGCTCTGGATGAACGGTGACGTCGTCTTTGACCCGATCGTGCTCCAGCGCGCAGCCTCAATTATTGTCAGAGATCAGTCAATGGTCACGGTTAATACCTCCTCGGTATCTGATGAAGAGGTGAAATACACCGTCACCGCCGAGGGCTTCATTAAAGAACTTTCCAAAACTATCCGTCAGGGCGCGCTTGGCGAGGCCGTGGGTATCAATTACATTTCCTCCCGCGATAAAGCAGCTTTCATGCAGCATCTTGCGCGTGTACATAATGACGATTACTTCGAACGTGGTCTAGAGTTAGCAATAGAACACGATCGCGTACTATTAGAACCGATGGATATCTCAGATCTCTATGCTGTGGAGGTCGATTTTGCGGAAGACCTAGAAAGAGCAAATCTCTTCGTCTAG
- a CDS encoding ABC transporter ATP-binding protein has protein sequence MEDAREREEADSPTHNGDNVVPSQRSRYRGRRPQRRAASSRISDPALPPEGPSGEEPDFIEQLVSAREVNDSLSIASIASENPPEENTPRVSEASAPENAASIGGTTASETGKHAASIPVEETREGAVTGAAELSAQARNDSRVESSQGMERIRQRVTRVESSPVMLKARGLSKRYGAVFAANGIDLDVKEGSFYGFVGPNGAGKTTTLSMITGLLKPTSGTVSILEHDMWKDSLEAKRLVGVLPDRLRLFDKLTGAQLLYYAGILHGLDPDRVSERAAELSAALGLENALGRQVSDYSAGMQKKIALASAMIHTPRILVLDEPFESIDPVSAATVTEMLEIFVEGGGSVLLSSHSIDLIQRVCDHVAIIVEGNIVASGTVDAVRDGISLEDRFTRLTGSDETTEGLEWLRGFSG, from the coding sequence TTGGAAGACGCACGGGAGCGAGAAGAAGCCGACTCTCCCACACACAATGGTGATAACGTGGTGCCCTCTCAGCGTTCTCGCTACCGTGGACGTCGTCCACAACGTCGAGCCGCCTCATCGAGAATCTCTGACCCGGCCTTGCCCCCAGAGGGCCCCTCGGGGGAAGAACCTGATTTTATCGAACAGCTTGTGTCAGCTCGGGAGGTTAACGACTCCTTGTCAATTGCATCGATTGCAAGCGAGAATCCGCCCGAAGAAAATACTCCAAGAGTTTCAGAAGCCAGCGCCCCGGAGAACGCTGCCTCAATAGGCGGCACAACAGCTTCCGAAACCGGCAAACACGCCGCATCAATACCCGTAGAGGAAACCCGAGAGGGGGCTGTTACAGGTGCCGCTGAGCTATCGGCGCAGGCGCGCAATGATTCTCGGGTAGAGAGCTCTCAAGGGATGGAGCGTATCCGTCAAAGGGTTACACGGGTAGAGTCGAGTCCCGTCATGCTAAAAGCACGTGGCCTGTCCAAAAGATACGGTGCTGTATTTGCTGCGAACGGAATTGATCTTGACGTAAAAGAAGGATCCTTCTACGGCTTTGTCGGTCCAAACGGTGCGGGTAAAACCACAACGCTCTCAATGATCACAGGACTCTTAAAGCCCACTTCAGGAACAGTATCGATTCTCGAACACGATATGTGGAAAGACTCCCTAGAGGCTAAGCGCCTTGTTGGCGTTCTTCCTGACCGGCTGCGCCTTTTTGACAAGCTCACTGGGGCCCAGCTTCTGTACTATGCGGGAATACTTCATGGGCTTGACCCAGATAGGGTGAGCGAGCGGGCAGCAGAGTTATCGGCCGCACTGGGCCTGGAGAACGCACTGGGCCGTCAAGTGTCTGACTATTCAGCCGGTATGCAGAAAAAGATTGCCCTGGCCTCCGCGATGATTCATACCCCTCGCATTCTTGTTCTTGACGAACCGTTTGAGTCCATCGACCCTGTTTCTGCCGCAACTGTTACCGAAATGCTTGAGATCTTCGTGGAGGGTGGAGGGAGTGTGCTCCTTTCTAGTCACAGCATTGATCTCATTCAGCGGGTATGCGACCATGTGGCAATTATCGTCGAGGGAAACATCGTTGCCTCGGGAACTGTTGATGCGGTGCGCGATGGGATAAGCCTGGAGGACAGATTCACCAGGCTTACCGGTTCCGACGAAACCACAGAAGGGTTGGAATGGTTACGCGGATTCTCCGGTTAA
- a CDS encoding DUF3039 domain-containing protein produces the protein MSQLGNEPLTGGGTDVLDRELEELLNQHSNDDGDHERFSHYVKKNKIMESALSGKPVRALCGKKWVPGRDPEKFPVCPDCKKIYEKMKPGE, from the coding sequence ATGAGTCAACTAGGAAATGAGCCTCTTACGGGTGGTGGCACTGATGTGCTGGATCGTGAGCTCGAAGAACTTCTGAACCAACACAGCAACGACGACGGTGACCATGAGCGTTTTTCACACTACGTAAAGAAGAACAAGATTATGGAATCTGCGCTTTCGGGTAAACCGGTGCGTGCCCTCTGCGGTAAAAAATGGGTTCCGGGGAGAGATCCCGAAAAGTTTCCGGTGTGCCCGGACTGCAAAAAAATCTACGAAAAGATGAAACCGGGAGAGTAG